One Alligator mississippiensis isolate rAllMis1 chromosome 1, rAllMis1, whole genome shotgun sequence genomic window carries:
- the LRRC32 gene encoding transforming growth factor beta activator LRRC32: protein MKLYILLFLAVVNKGISTYRPSEESPCEMVNMEAICHSKDLHHIPPELHPDVNKIDFSGNQIQNIPLKPLSFYTSLQHLDFNSNQISFIEQGVFAHMTSLVEINLAHNRLDRFIQHRTRGVGLLPNVATLDLSHNSLYNGMTEYFTHEAPSLQYLSLAENSITLISRRTFQGSPALVEVDLHSNIIMEIEEGAFEALLNLSKLNLSMNSITCIADFSLRQLQILDLSRNSIESFHTTESEEEFNLTWLDLSENKLMYFPTFPQVNKLVFLNLSKNLIQLSAESPRDGVDYMERDWLEAPFHILDQNQHRNKSALSLPQLSYLDLSYNEIKSIPAEFFDLMFSLQFLNLSKNCLQTFSINHDSALISLRVLDLSFNVLQSLVLDASTLLDLQELYIQSNHLQALPFDIFARLPRIKLLNLQNNNISLCSMYSGLVKQRLAGEENGCISFVDYPTLQYLYLADNMLRSLPKYTFYKTSLIVLDLSINPGLKIEAKALSGLENSLEYLQLHGNGITDLNIDLPYFSVLKYLNLSENQLSWLPKWGRDASLEVLDLRNNRFSTLEKSNILALEPSLKSLYLSGNPLSCCENVWLSAMIQNKNVELPNAEQITCQYSKSFGFQEEISISNIKPQDCEKEDLKKINLLIILTFALVLVVIIIGVCSFCWFRRERFGQQFKA from the exons atgaaACTGTACATTTTACTCTTCCTGGCAGTGGTGAATAAAGGGATCTCTACCTATCGGCCCTCGGAAGAGTCACCCTGTGAAATG GTGAACATGGAGGCAATCTGTCACAGCAAAGATCTTCACCATATCCCTCCTGAGCTCCATCCCGACGTaaataaaatagatttttctGGAAATCAGATACAAAATATCCCTTTAAAGCCACTGTCATTTTACACATCGCTGCAGCATTTGGATTTCAACTCCAATCAAATaagttttattgaacagggagTGTTTGCACACATGACAAGCTTGGTGGAGATCAATTTAGCCCATAATCGATTGGATAGGTTTATTCAGCACAGAACGCGAGGGGTCGGACTTCTACCCAACGTCGCCACATTGGACTTGTCGCACAATAGCCTTTACAATGGGATGACTGAGTATTTCACACACGAAGCACCGTCACTCCAGTACCTTTCCTTGGCAGAAAATAGCATTACATTGATATCACGCAGGACGTTTCAGGGGTCTCCCGCTCTTGTCGAGGTTGACCTCCACAGCAACATCATCATGGAAATAGAAGAAGGCGCTTTTGAAGCTctgctgaatctctccaaactCAATCTCTCCATGAACTCCATCACGTGCATTGCTGACTTCAGCCTCAGGCAGCTGCAAATATTGGACCTTAGTAGGAACAGCATAGAGTCTTTTCACACCACGGAGTCAGAGGAAGAATTTAATCTGACGTGGCTGGATCTTAGTGAGAACAAGCTTATGTACTTCCCAACTTTCCCCCAGGTGAACAAGCTGGTGTTTCTGAATTTATCTAAGAATTTAATTCAGCTTTCTGCAGAATCCCCTCGTGACGGTGTGGACTATATGGAAAGAGATTGGCTGGAAGCTCCTTTTCATATTTTAGATCAGAACCAACATAGAAATAAAAGTGCTCTGTCTCTACCCCAGCTTTCATATTTAGACTTAAGTTATAACGAGATCAAATCCATCCCAGCTGAATTTTTTGACTTGATGttctctctccagtttctcaATCTCAGTAAAAACTGCCTCCAGACTTTCTCCATAAATCACGACAGTGCATTAATCTCACTAAGGGTTCTTGATTTAAGCTTTAATGTGCTACAGAGCCTTGTCCTAGATGCCAGCACATTGCTCGATTTACAAGAGCTCTACATTCAAAGCAATCATCTTCAAGCCTTGCCATTCGATATCTTTGCAAGGCTGCCCAGGATCAAATTGCTTAATCTCCAGAATAATAATATTAGCCTTTGCAGCATGTATTCAGGATTAGTTAAGCAAAGGCTTGCCGGTGAGGAAAATGGCTGTATATCGTTTGTCGATTATCCTACTCTTCAGTACTTATACCTAGCTGACAACATGTTGAGAAGCCTACCAAAATATACTTTCTATAAGACTTCACTAATTGTCTTGGATCTCTCTATAAACCCAGGGCTGAAAATAGAGGCTAAGGCATTATCAGGACTGGAAAATTCGCTTGAATATTTGCAATTGCATGGCAACGGCATAACAGATTTAAATATCGACCTGCCTTATTTTAGTGTCCTTAAATATTTAAATCTCTCAGAAAATCAGCTGAGCTGGTTACCAAAGTGGGGTCGGGATGCTTCTTTGGAAGTTCTGGATCTCCGGAACAACAGGTTTAGTACGCTAGAGAAAAGTAATATTTTGGCTTTAGAGCCTTCTCTAAAGAGCTTGTACCTTTCTGGAAACCCGCTGAGCTGCTGTGAAAATGTCTGGCTCTCTGCCATGATCCAGAATAAAAATGTAGAGCTCCCCAATGCAGAACAGATAACATGCCAGTACTCCAAGAGCTTTGGCTTCCAAGAAGAAATATCCATTAGCAACATAAAACCACAAGACTGTGAAAAAGAGGATCTAAAGAAAATTAACTTGCTCATTATACTAACGTTTGCATTGGTGTTGGTAGTAATCATCATTGGCGTGTGCTCGTTTTGTTGGTTCCGCAGAGAAAGGTTTGGCCAGCAATTTAAAGCATAG